In Desulfopila inferna, the DNA window AGGATTTCGCAATCACAGCGGCCCTCGTTTTCGATTAAAAAATCAAGTGTTGCTCCTACGTCCACATTGGGCAGTGATATAAGAATACGTTCGGTAATATCCAACGAACCATTGCATCTTTGAATTCTTAGTTCTTCATCTAATTGAATACGAAGAACATTCCAGTGTGGATGCCCAGTGCTTACAATTTCTTTTTCCATAATAAATTTTTCTCCTAAAAAATAGAAAAGGCCGACAGGGATTTCCCCGCCGACCTTCGCAAATACGAACCAAAAACATATATTTG includes these proteins:
- a CDS encoding DUF2695 domain-containing protein, coding for MEKEIVSTGHPHWNVLRIQLDEELRIQRCNGSLDITERILISLPNVDVGATLDFLIENEGRCDCEILHLMYAINDSCY